A genomic region of Elaeis guineensis isolate ETL-2024a chromosome 9, EG11, whole genome shotgun sequence contains the following coding sequences:
- the LOC140851735 gene encoding protein MHF2 homolog isoform X3 yields MEEETFDPELIYSIFKLVWGRRATERNESVEVVDLEVGDRTKKNRQTTEAVQRSGLIAEAEGINKIEPTHLERVLPQLLLDF; encoded by the exons ATGGAGGAGGAAACTTTCGATCCT GAGCTAATCTATTCCATTTTCAAGCTGGTTTGGGGCAGAAGAGCAACCGAGAGGAATGAAAGTGTTGAAGTGGTGGACCTCGAG GTGGGTGACAGAACAAAAAAGAATCGGCAAACTACAG AGGCTGTGCAACGTTCTGGTTTGATAGCTGAAGCAGAGGGTATTAATAAAATTGAACCTACTCATTTAGAGAGAGTACTTCCACAATTGCTTCTGGATTTTTGA
- the LOC105061585 gene encoding LOW QUALITY PROTEIN: leucine-rich repeat receptor-like serine/threonine/tyrosine-protein kinase SOBIR1 (The sequence of the model RefSeq protein was modified relative to this genomic sequence to represent the inferred CDS: inserted 1 base in 1 codon), with product MDLQFLSILLSPVFLSLINSSTCTRTIKHNTPGTSYNPNTDFDTYPSDETTNQDPAPITHPSMAELLSNIPLWVAVAISFSVGFAIGTFIFISWRLAISRCCRIEANEEEFANTPPVFLTRKNTPTVFSPMLRSNLSFIDKLRQNDFPSALQVIGRGGCGEVYKAELLVSGQKIPIAVKKVLQPSLDAANLSEPSLDAADLREEESKLLHFRLRQIRSEILTVGQMRHPNLLRLLAHVPQPDCHYLVYEFMHHGSLHDVLKRGAPELDWPTRYRIALGIAGGLEYLHXVHLPRIIHRDLKPANILLDDGLNARIADFGLAKVVPDFTSGPVSSNCIAGTVGYIAPEYCQTLSCTDKCDIYSFGVILAVLVTGKFPNDAFFQMTDEMCIIGWVRRVIRSDDPKVAIDPKLVGCGFEEQMLLVLKIACFCTYDDPSERPNSRDVRGMLSQIKH from the exons ATGGACCTCCAATTCCTCTCTATCCTCCTCTCTCCCGTCTTCCTCTCTCTAATCAACTCATCCACTTGCACCAGAACCATCAAACATAACACTCCCGGAACCTCCTACAATCCTAACACAGATTTTGATACTTACCCTTCTGATGAAACAACTAACCAAGACCCAGCGCCAATAACACATCCCTCCATGGCCGAGTTGCTCTCTAATATTCCTCTATGGGTCGCCGTTGCCATCTCCTTCTCCGTCGGCTTTGCCATAGGCACCTTCATCTTCATCTCCTGGAGACTCGCCATCAGCCGCTGCTGTCGAATCGAAGCCAACGAAGAAGAATTTGCTAACACCCCTCCAGTCTTTCTTACCCGAAAAAACACCCCCACTGTCTTCAGCCCCATGCTCAGGTCCAACCTCTCCTTCATCGACAAGCTCCGACAAAATGACTTCCCCTCCGCCCTCCAGGTCATAGGCCGTGGCGGCTGTGGCGAGGTCTACAAGGCTGAGCTCCTTGTCTCCGGCCAGAAAATCCCCATCGCTGTCAAAAAGGTCCTCCAACCGTCCCTCGATGCGGCCAACCTAAGCGAACCGTCCCTTGACGCTGCCGACCTCCGCGAAGAAGAAAGCAAGCTCCTCCACTTCCGATTGCGGCAAATCCGGTCGGAAATCCTCACCGTCGGCCAGATGCGCCACCCAAATCTCCTCCGCCTATTGGCACACGTGCCACAACCTGACTGCCACTACCTTGTCTATGAATTCATGCACCATGGCTCTCTGCATGACGTGTTAAAGCGGGGAGCTCCCGAGTTGGACTGGCCGACTCGTTATCGAATCGCTCTCGGAATCGCCGGCGGCCTCGAGTATCTCC TTGTGCACCTGCCAAGAATTATACACAGAGATTTGAAGCCGGCAAATATCTTGCTTGACGATGGACTAAACGCCCGGATCGCTGATTTTGGGCTGGCAAAGGTGGTGCCGGATTTTACCAGCGGACCGGTGAGTTCGAATTGCATCGCCGGAACAGTGGGTTACATTGCACCGGAGTACTGTCAGACATTATCGTGCACCGATAAGTGTGACATATATAGTTTTGGAGTGATTCTGGCAGTCCTGGTTACTGGGAAATTCCCAAACGATGCATTCTTTCAGATGACTGATGAAATGTGCATCATTGGATGGGTGAGGAGGGTGATACGATCGGACGATCCAAAGGTGGCAATTGATCCGAAGTTGGTGGGGTGTGGGTTTGAGGAGCAAATGTTGCTGGTGTTGAAGATTGCTTGTTTTTGTACATACGATGATCCTAGTGAGAGGCCTAATAGTAGAGATGTTCGAGGTATGCTGTCTCAGATAAAGCATTAG
- the LOC140851735 gene encoding protein MHF2 homolog isoform X2: MSQELIYSIFKLVWGRRATERNESVEVVDLEVGDRTKKNRQTTANSNALKLSCELIRIFVTEAVQRSGLIAEAEGINKIEPTHLERVLPQLLLDF, encoded by the exons ATGTCTCAGGAGCTAATCTATTCCATTTTCAAGCTGGTTTGGGGCAGAAGAGCAACCGAGAGGAATGAAAGTGTTGAAGTGGTGGACCTCGAG GTGGGTGACAGAACAAAAAAGAATCGGCAAACTACAG CTAATTCAAATGCTCTAAAGCTTAGTTGTGAACTCATTCGCATTTTTGTCACAG AGGCTGTGCAACGTTCTGGTTTGATAGCTGAAGCAGAGGGTATTAATAAAATTGAACCTACTCATTTAGAGAGAGTACTTCCACAATTGCTTCTGGATTTTTGA
- the LOC140851735 gene encoding protein MHF2 homolog isoform X1 yields MEEETFDPELIYSIFKLVWGRRATERNESVEVVDLEVGDRTKKNRQTTANSNALKLSCELIRIFVTEAVQRSGLIAEAEGINKIEPTHLERVLPQLLLDF; encoded by the exons ATGGAGGAGGAAACTTTCGATCCT GAGCTAATCTATTCCATTTTCAAGCTGGTTTGGGGCAGAAGAGCAACCGAGAGGAATGAAAGTGTTGAAGTGGTGGACCTCGAG GTGGGTGACAGAACAAAAAAGAATCGGCAAACTACAG CTAATTCAAATGCTCTAAAGCTTAGTTGTGAACTCATTCGCATTTTTGTCACAG AGGCTGTGCAACGTTCTGGTTTGATAGCTGAAGCAGAGGGTATTAATAAAATTGAACCTACTCATTTAGAGAGAGTACTTCCACAATTGCTTCTGGATTTTTGA